A window of Maioricimonas rarisocia genomic DNA:
ACGACGTGCCAGAAGTGCATTCGGACAGGGGACATCGGGAACGTCGGGATCACGGCGTATCACCATACCTTCTTCGAGATGCTGGGGAACTTCTCGTTCGGGGATTACTTCAAGAAGGAAGCGATCCACTGGGCGTGGGAACTGCTGACCGGCAAGCAATGGTTCGGCCTGGATCCCGAGCGACTGACCGTGACGGTCTATCTCGACGACGATGAGGCGTTCGGCATCTGGGAGAAGGAAATCGGTCTCCCCGCCGATCGGATCCGCCGCGACGACGAATACGAGAACTTCTGGCCGGCCGGCGCTCCCACCGAGGGACCCGACGGGGTTTGCGGGCCGTGCAGCGAGATCTACTACCATCCGCCCAGCGGCGGTAAGGAAGTCGAGATCTGGAATCTCGTGTTCACGCAGTTCAATCGGGTCGGCAACCCGCCCGACAACCTCCGGCCGCTGCCGAAGAAGAACATCGATACCGGCATGGGGCTCGAGCGGATCGCCTCCGTGATGCAGGGGGTGGAGAGTAACTTCGAGATCGACACCCTCAAGTCGCTCTGCATGGCCGCTGGCGATTCGGTCGGTCTGAAGTACTCGTTCGACGCTCCGCACGGCCGTCCACTCCGCCGTGTTGCCGACCATGTTCGTGCCGTCGCGATGTGCATCCACGAAGGGGTGCAGCCGGGCAACACGAAGCAGAGTTACGTCGTGCGTCAGCTGTTGCGACGGGCGGTCCTCGAAGGCTACCTGCTCGGCAAGCAGCAGCCGTTTCTGCATTCGCTCGTTCCCGCTGTCGTCGACGTGATGCGGACGCCCTATCCCGACGTTGCCGAATCGGCCGAGTCGGTCGCCAACGTGATTCGGGAGGAGGAAGACCACTTCCTCGGCATCGTCGAACGGGGACTCTCGAAATTTGATCGGCTGGTCGAGAACTGCCGGAAGGACGGGGCCAGTGTCATTCCGGGCGAAGCCGCCTTCGAACTGCACACGCAGGATGGCTTTCTGGTCGAGCTGACCGAGACCATGGCGGCCCGGTACAACCTCAAGATCGACCGCGAGCGGTTTACCGCGCTGATGAAGCAGCACGAGCAGCTCAGCGGCCGGGTGACGGCCGACTCGGTCATGGCCGAAGGACCGCTGGATGCTCTGAGGAAGACCGCCGGCGGAACCGAATTCCTCGGCTACGAGGCGACGCAGTCGTCGGCGAAGGTCGTGGGCATCATCGCCGAAAAGCAGCTGGTCGAGTCGCTTGAAGAAGTTGGCCATGCGGATGCCGTCGGCATCGTTCTCGATCGCACGCCGTTCTACGGCGAGGCGGGCGGGCAGGTCGGAGACATTGGCAGTTTGACCGCCGAGGGGGTGCTCTTCGAAGTGGTCGATACGCAGCGGGATGGCGAACTGCTGCTGCACATCGGACATCTCAAGCAGGGAACGCTGCAGGTCGGGGACACCGTCGACGCCACCGTCAAAGGGGGGCGTCGTGCCGGAATCCGTCGGGCGCACTCCGCGACGCACCTGCTGCACCACGCGTTGCGGCAAACGCTCGGCCCGAATGCGATGCAGCGGGGTTCGAAGGTCGAAGATGACGTGCTGCGATTCGATTTCGCCCACAAGGGGCCGATGACACCCGAGGAGATCCGCGAGGTCGAAGACGAGATCAATGCCCGGATTGCCGAAGGGGCCGTGGTCAGCACGGCCCTGATGGGAATCAAGGAGGCCCGCGAAGCCGGCGCGATGGCGCTGTTCGGCGAAAAGTATCCGGACAAGGTTCGCGTCGTTTCGATGGGAGAGTTCAGCAAGGAACTGTGTGGCGGGACGCATCTGTCGAACACTGGTCAGGTCGGACTGTGCCGGATCGTTTCCGAAGAGCCGGTCGCCAAGGGGGTGCGTCGGATTGTTGCCTACACCGGTCACCGGGCCATCGAGAGCGTCCGCGAGGCGGAAGGGCTGCTGAAGGAACTTTCGCAGGTCCTCAAGACGCCTCAGCCACAGGACCTGCCTCGCCGGGCAATGCAGCTGCAGGACGAAGTCAAACAGCTCCGGCAGGAGCTGGCAAAGTACACACGCGCCTCGGTGGCCGATCAGGCAGCCGCGTTCCTCCAGGAGGCGGACGAAATCGAAGGCGTCAAAGTCGTCTGCCGCCGCGTCGAAGGTGGCGACCGCGACATCCTGCGGGAGTATGCCGATCAGCTCCGCTCCGGCAAGCAGGACGTCTGCCTGCTGCTGGCGACGGAAGTCGAGGGGAAAGTGGCCCTCATCGCTGCCGTCAGCAAGGACCTCACAAAGAAAGGGGTCAAAGCGGGGGACTGCGTGCGTGAAGCGGCGAAGGCGGTGGGGGGCGGCGGAGGTGGCCGTCCCGACCTGGCCGAGGCTGGCGGCAAAGATCCCTCGAAGATCGACGACGCGCTTGCCGCGGCGTCCAGCTTCTATTCCGAAAAACTGGCCGCTGCAGCACAGGCATAGCGGTATGCGGGACAGCCGGATCGGCCTCGTGGCCCCTGCCAGGTCAGGGGGCCGGTCGTGCCGGTATCGCCCGACGAACTGTCGTCAAATCCGGTCGCCGCGGTTGTTTCGGGTTGGAACGTCTCGGGCGGGACCCGATAACCGGCAGTGCCGGCGTGATCAATGCCGCACGTCCGACGGCAGCGGCTTCGTGCGCCGTTGCCGGTCAAAGGCGTTGACGACGTTCGTAGGGGCTTGGTAAAAGCAATGGTGGCAAGCTCTTTCGGCGCATCATGTTTGAAACGGGGATGACGACCGTGCCCGCATCTGTTCTTCGAGTCGGTTTTCTGGCGATCGCGGTGAGTGCCGCGCAACTTGTTGTCTGCGAAGAGTCTCAGGCACAGGTCACGCGCGGGTTCCTGCAGACAGCTCCCGCAATTGCCAGTGGTGAGGAACTGAATCGGCAGCCCGATCTGTGGGTCATGGAGATCCAGTTCAAGCAGATGCGGATGACCTGGGTCGACATCACCGACCCGGAGACGGGCGAGACCAACCGCGAACAGGTCTGGTATCTGGCCTACCGGACGCTCAATCGCCCGCTCGCGACTCGTCAGCAGGCTGAGGAGGATCAGGCCCCGGTCATCGAACTGGATCCGGTTCCGAGTCAGCACCGGCTCATCCCGGAGTTCGTGCTGGTGACCTACGACGATCGTGAGTCAGAAATCCCCGAACGAATCGCCATGGATGAGGTAATCCCGGAGGCCGTCGCGCACATCAATCAGATTGAGCGCCGCCGCGAGTCCGATCCCGTCTACAAGGATCCGGTCTCGATCATTCAGCACGTTCCGGATGCTGTGCCTAAGGAAAGTGACGACCAGCCATGGGTTTATGGCGTCGCGACCTGGCGTGGGATCGACCCCGATGCGGACTTCTTCAAGGTCGTTCTCAAAGGGTTCTCGAACGGCTACTTCATTCGGACGACCGGCGACCAGCCGATCGTCTGGCGGAAAGTGCTCGTACAGAAGTTCCTGCGACGCGGTGACCGGTTCGATCCCAATCAACGGGAATTCGAATTCGACGGTCCTGCCCAGTGGGATTATCTTCCGGACACCCCCAGCCTCACCGGAGAGTGACGGTCTGGACGAAGTCTGTTTTTTCTCTGCCTGAACTTGATGCTTTGCGCTGGTTCCGCAATCATGCGGTTCTGTCAGGTTAATTCCGCCGCAGCGGCACTGGCTGCAGGACAATCGCGGCGAGGTCTTACGTCAGGGTAGCGAGACGATGGCTCATAAGAAGGGACAGGGATCGACCCGCAACGGTCGCGATTCGATCTCCAAGCGACGTGGCGTGAAGAAGTTCGGTGGCGAGAGCGTTCGCGCCGGCAACATCCTCATTCGCCAGTGCGGCACCAAGTGGCACGCCGGCCAGAATGTGGGCGTGGGGAACGACTACACGCTGTTCGCGCTGATTGACGGCACGGTTGTCTTCGATCGCGACGGCCGACGCGTCAACGTTGCTGCCGCCGAGAATAACTGAATCCGGCTGTTTCCTGACCGCACCGCGACCGGATCGACAGCCGTGTCGCCCGTCAGCGGTCCAGGGCCGGCATTGGTGACAGACCCATCGCGGCCCGGCATGTGTTCAGCACGTGTGCCGGGCCGATTTGCTGCGCCTGTGCCGCCCACGCGTCGGCTGCTTCTTTCAGTGCTTCTGCCGGTGTCGCGTCATCCTCGAACACCCGGTGAACCGCTTCTGCGAGCAGGTGTGCGAAGACTTCCCGCTGCGGCAGGGCGATGTCGAGAACGACGCGCGGTTCGCGCAGGCTGGCAGCGACGGCATCACTGAACTGTGTCTGCTCCAGCCCATGCAGGATGCCCATTCGCGACGCGAACAGGCCGGACTGCGATGCCCGGCACAATGTCCAGTAGTCGCCGCGAAAGCCGTTGTCCCGCTCTGCCGCTTCGATCGTCTCCCACAGATTCCAGGAGGCCTGCCGGAGTTCTTCGCCGGCCGATCTCGCGACGCAGACCGTATAGCCCCCCTGCCCGACGACCGTCACCCGGTTGAGCGTCTGGTCCAGCGGCTGCCACTCGCCCGTTTCGTGGTCGAAGGCTTCGTTCGATCCTGGAAGAGGCACCGCGGCGAGTCGGATCCCCTCCGGACGCGTGGCTCCTGCTTGCGGAGCCTGTCCCTGGCCCGTGGAGACCGGACCGGTCGAAACTGCCATGGCTGCCTCGCCTGCGATCAGTGCCGTCCAGCAGGCGTCACGCGACAAGAGCTGCAGCTGCCCCGGCTCGGCCCGGCGGGAATCGACGACACGCTGCAATGTGCGGACGAATGGTTCGCGGTCGATCAGCGGTTCGCCGGTGCTGACGTCGAGATAGAACGAGAAGTTGTCCGGATGAAGGGCAGACGAGGCCGCACGGGCCATCAGCATCGTTGCGGCAAAATCACCTTCCCACGGCTCTGCGGCAAACGCTCCATCGCCCCACTCGGCGATCGAGGCGACCAGTGCGTCGTACTCTTCCCATGTGCGAGGTGGCTGCAGCTCTGCCCTCTCGAACAGGTCGGCCCGGTACCATAGCAGCAGGGGCGGAGCCGCGAGCGGCAGGTTTGTCGTTCGCTCCTGCGGAGCCGCGACACCGCGGCGGAGTCCGTCGAACAGTTCCTGCCAGGGGGATTGCGGGCTGCGGGCCACCTCCTCGGGAACGGTGGCGACGATTCCGGCCTGCATCAGGTCCGGCAGGCTCAGCAGCGGCAGCACGAGCAGTCCTGGCGTCTCCGCGACGACCGGTTCGATGCTGGCGGGGTTGGCATTCTCCAGCGTGTTCCGCACGCAGTTCGCGCCGGTGGCGGCTTCCCACTCGGAAATCGCCAGATCCCAGGTGGTCGATTCCCCGACCGTGCCTACAACCGTCAGAGTGATCTCTTCACCGGCCAGGGACGGTACGGCTGGCTCCTGAGGCGCTTGAGTCGAGTTGCCACCCGGGCACCCGGCCAGCAGTAGTCCCATCAGGACGTAAAGACCGGCCATTCGCCGGAGAAGCGTTGCGTTGCGGGTCGGCGATAACACGATGGTTGGGTTCCGAGGTAGCGGTCTGAAGCTGATCGTCCGGTGCCGAGCATGCTGCTGTCATTACCGGCCGGCCTGTCCCGGCACAACTGGCAGGCTACTTAACCGGGATCGGATCGACAAATCTACGGGGCATTCCGTCGGAACCCAACGGTATTCGACCGGTGAGACCGGGGCATAGCGTGATTACGCGAAGATAGTTGTTGCCCGACCGTTAAGAACGTGCGAGGATCGAATTGCGGTACACATCCTCGAGTTTCACTCAACCGACGCTTTAACGCCATTCGTTTGTGGCGGGCTAATCCATACCTGAAGCGGGTCTTCGATCGTCTCCATCTGGAGATCGTAGTCACCTGTCTTTCACATCATCAGGTAAAGGGAGATTGCCATGGTTCGTCTTCGTTGTGGACGTCGGGGGTTTACCCTCATCGAGTTGCTCGTCGTGATCGCCATTATCGCGATCCTCATTGCGTTGCTGCTTCCGGCGGTGCAGCAGGCCCGCGAAGCGGCCCGACGCTCGCAGTGCAAGAACAATCTCAAGCAGTTTGGTCTGGCACTGCACAATTACCACGACACGTACAATATGTTCCCCCGTTTCGTGCAGGGGTCCCGGTACGACGGGCAGGGTGACGGTTGGCGGAGCTTCAGTGCGCATGCCATGGTCCTTCCCTACATTGATCAGGCCCCGCTGTACAACCAGATCAACTTCAACATCAACGCCTGCTGCCACAACGGCGGATACTCGGGATCGCCGGACACGAATGATCCGCTTCTCAACGACAAGCGTCTGACCGTCTTTGTCTGCCCCTCGGACAGTCCTCCGCAGAACATGGGGGCGCCGAATAACTATGCCGTCTGCATGGGCCCCAATACCGGCTTCGATGCCGATGTCAACCAGGGACAGCAGAACGGCATGTTCAACCGGCATCAGTGGATCAACATCTCTGCAGTGACGGACGGCACGTCCAACACATTCGCAGTCAGCGAACTGATCACGACCGATCAGGGAGGCCAGGTGGGGAGCCAGACCGAACTGGCACGGATTCGCAATGGTCAGAGCGTGAAGCCCGAGTACAACAATCCCCGCGCCTGGGGACTGGCGACTGCGCCGATCACCAAAGCGGACGTCGACGGCTGGGGACAGGCCTGTGCGGCGATCACGTCGATCAACGGTAATCGTGTAGGGGACAAATGGTTCCACGGTGAGCCGGCCCGCACAGCCTACAACACGCTGCTGACCCCGAATTCGAACTTCCCCAACTGTTCCTTCCACTGTAGCGGCTGCCATCCCGATGGCGGCGGTCTCTACCCGGCCCGCAGCAAGCATGAAGGTGGTGTGCACTCGCTGCTCGGCGACGGAGCCGTCCGGTTCATCAGCGAAAACATCGACTGGGGAACCTACCAGGCGCTCGGTGGCCGCAACGATGGCGTGCCGGTTGGCGAGTTCTGAATCGGCTGATTCCGGCGGGACGCGGTGAGCTGACGCCCGAGGGGACGTCGGCCACCTCCGTCTTGCACTCTTTCTGCAGCAGGCCGGAGCCGGGTGATGTTTCCTGGCTCCGCGCCGGTTGCTGCCCTGTTCTCACAACGTCTTTTACGGGAATCCCCCGATGGGTCATCTCAAGCAGTTGCGCGGCGTCGTCCTGTTGTTCGTGGCACCCTGCGTTCTTTTGTGGGCGGGTTGCACGGGACAGTCGACATCGCCACCATCAGAGTACGAAGATACGGCCGAACAGGTGCTCTCCTCCAAGGCGGAACTGAAGGAGCGTCTGGAGTTCGTTGCCGAGAGCGGCTTCGCCGGAAGCGGCCTGGCCGGGATCCAGAACGGCATCGAGCAGCTTCGGTCGACCGATGCTGCACTGGCGGATTCGCTTTCGACGAGTCTGCAGCAGCTCGAGGCGGCTGATGCCGCAGGCAACGGGGCAAAGGTGAAGCAGATTGCCAAACAGATGGCGGCCAAGTTGTAGGATGACTGTCGATACGGCCGAGCCCGTCATACCGACGCGTCGACGGGCGCGCTACTGGCTGTTCGGCCTTCTGTTGCTGGCGGGCGCTGGTGGTCTGCTGTGGGGATCGCGCGGTCTGGCGCATCTGGCTCTCTGGCGGGGCCGCGAGGCGGCTCGCAATCACGACTGGCGAACGGCTGAGTCATGGCTGGCCGAAGCGCAATCGTGGCATCCGCTCGGGGGCGAGAGTACGTTCGCATGGGCGCGGCTGAACCGCCGTCTCGGGCGGATCGACGTCATGAGCAGCGCGCTGCAGGACGCCGCCGATGCCGGCTTCAGTCCCCGGAAGCTGCAGCGCGAGGTCTGGCTGGCCGAAGCGCAGTCCGGACGAATGCAGAGTCTGGATGCGAAGCTGGGAAATCTGCTCGTGGCCGGCGAAGATCTGCCGGCGATCTGCGAAGCATATGTACTCGGCTGCCTGCTGAACTACCGCCTCAACGATGCGCTGCGACTGCTGGACCTGTGGCAGGCGGACTTTCCGGACGACCCGCAGCCCCACTACCTCCGGGGGAGGCTGATCGAGCACAGCACCGACTTCGAAGGTGCCGCCAACGAGTATCGTCGCGCTGTCGAACTGGCCTCCGGGCACGGGGCGGCAACATACAATCTTGGCCGTGCTCTCCTCGCGCTTCAAAATACCAAAGAGGCGTTGCGGGCTTACGAGCAGGCGACTCCGATCCTGTACGCACCCCAGCCGGGACTGGTCGGTCAGGCTCACTGTCTGCGACTGCTGGGGCGACTCGATGAAGCACGGAGTCGGCTCGACGAGGCGCTGGCCTCTCCTGCAGACGATCCCGAAGTCGCCTGGCGGCTGGCCGGCGAACCGGTCGATGCCGCGGCCAGTCGCGTTCCCGCCGAGTACGGTCACGTCGAACTGGCTGCCGAGAATTACCCGGAAGCGGAGAAATGGCTGCGGCAGGCATTAGAGGCCGATCCTCATGGTTGGCGGAACCGCTACTCGCTGGCGACCGCCTTGCGGCAGCAGGGGAAGACCGAAGAGGCGGCCGCTCACAGCGAGCGTGTCGAAGCCACAAAGCAGGCACTTGCTGAATGCGATCGGCTGATCGTCAAACTGCGGAAGGTTCCGGATGACGTGGAGGCACGGTTTACGCTCGGCAGGACATTCCTGCAACACGTCTCCGAGAAACAGGGAGTGGTCTGGCTCCGCAGTGTTCTCGACCACGATCCGCAGCACCAGCCGACACACCGACTCCTTGCCGATTTCTATCGCGACCATGCCGACGAAAATCCCGAGTTCGCAGCTCTGGCCGACTACCACCGCAGGCAGCTTCAAGCCGATCAGGAACCGCAGGATGTCACGGAAGACGAGTAAGTCCGGTGCGGCACGTACGTGGACCGCTGTCGGACTGTTGATGCTGCTGCTGACCGGCTGCGGCAGCGGTGGTGGCGACACCGCACCTCAGGAATCCGATCCGCAGGCAGAGGCAACAGACGCTGCCGAAACGCCGCTCCAGTTCGTCGACGAGACCTCCCGCCTGAGACCGGTTCCGGCATATGAGAACGGCGAAACGGCCGGCCGCAATTCGATCGTCGAATCACTCGGCGGCGGCGTTGGTCTGGTCGACTTCGACGTCGACGGTCGGCTGGATGTCTGCTTTCCCGGTGGCGGGCTGTTTGAAGGCAACTCGCTGGTTGGTCTTCCAACGTCACTGCTGCGGCAGACCGCCAATGGAACCTTCGAGAACGTGAGCGGTATTTCGCGCATTGATGCCGCGGGGTATTACTCACACGGCTGCAGCGTGGCGGACTACGATGCCGATGGATTCGCCGACGTGCTGATCACCGGTTATGGCGGCTTGGAACTGTGGCGCAATCTCGGTGACGGGACCTTCGAGCGTGCAGCCGAGACTGCCGGGCTGATCGATCCGTCCTGGAGTTCAAGCGCCGCGTGGGGGGACCTCGATGGCGATGGTCACCTCGATCTCTACGTCGCCCACTATGTCAACTGGTCGTTCGAGAACGATCCGGCCTGTTACGGCCCGGGCGGCAAGCGTGATGTGTGTGCTCCCCGGGACTTCGACGGTCTGGACGATACGGTCTTCCTCAGCAACGGCGACGGCACGTTCCGCGACGGCTCCGAAGAGGTCGGTCTCGTTCCGGAAGGAAAGGGACTGGGAGTATTGCTGGCCGACCTCGACCACAACGGGGCGCTCGATGCCTACGTGGCCAACGACACGACCAACAACTTTCTGTACCTGAATGATGGCAGCGGGCAACTCGAGGAACGGGGCGTCCTGAGCGGCACGGCGGTCGATGCCCTGGCGAACGCCAACGGCAGCATGGGGCTGGTGCTGACGGACTTCAATCTCGATGGCCGGTCGGATCTGTGGGTTGCCAACTACGAAGACGAGAATTTCGCCCTCTACCGCAACGACGGGGGTGGCAACTTCCTGTATTTCAGCACGCAGGCGGAGCTGAATCTGCTGGGGACACTTTTCGTCGCGTTCGGGTGCGTACCGGGTGACTTCGACCTGGACGGAGACGAAGATGTCGCCGTCGCCAATGGCCATGTCGTTCACATCCCCCGGAATGCTCCGCTGAGGCAGCAACCGCTGATGATGGTCAACGACGCCGGCGATCGGTTCGAGCGTGTCATGCCGGCCGGCAGCGACTACTTCGAACAGCAGCATCCGGGACGCGGCCTGGCCACCGGCGATCTCAACGGGAATGGCCTGCTCGATCTGGTGTTCACCAACATTCGCGAGGCCCCTGCCCTGCTCCTCAATGAGTCCCAGGTTGCGGGAGAGTCACTGCAACTGCGACTCGTTGGCCGGGCGAGCAACCGGACTGCGATCGGAGCGCGGATTGAACTCAAGACTCCAGCGGGGACGTTGCTGCGACACGTCGTCGGTGGCGGAAGCTATCTGTCCTCCAGTGACCGGACGCTGCACTTCGGGATCCCCGAGGGGGCGACGGTCGAAGAGGCGGTGATCCACTGGTCCGGCGGGCATGTCGACCGGGTCGGTGTGGACGCCCTCACTTCAGAATCGCAACACCGATTGTTGGTGATCGTCGAGGGGAGGGACGATGAGCCGGCGGAGATCGTTGAGCTTCCCCGCGTTCGCTGAGACGGTTTCGCTCGACGGTCATGGAGCCGCCGGTGTGTGCCACTGGCACTGCCATCCCGGCAGGGCCGGCCGGTGCATGCAGACAAGCAGAGCTTGAGCGCCCCACCACATTCAGTCAGGTGGGGCAGGCATTCCTGCCTGCCCGTCAAGCGGCTCACGACGTTGTACTCGCTCGCATCAGCCCGCGGTTCCAGCTCCGCCTGACGGAGACCTGGCCAGTTCCAAAGTGTTGCCTCGTGTCGCTGCGCGACCCCGGTTGGCGAGCAACCGGGGCTACCCCTCCAACCCGCTTGCGACGATGAAAAGGCAGACAGGAATGTCTGCCCCACTTACGCGCGGCAGCATTTCAGGAACACGTGGGGCGCTTCCCCGCGGCTGCGGTTGGCTGCCCCAGCAGACGCACGCGGGCAAGCAGAGTTGCAGCGATCCTCCATATTCAGCCAGGTGGGGCAGGCATTCCTGCCTGCCCGTGGGGCGACTCCGCATGTCACTCATTCCGCGGTATTAATGCGTCGTTCAGGCTTCGCCTGACGCACACCTGCTGTTCCGGCTGGCCAGTCCCAGTGCATTGCCTCCTGTCGCTGCGCGACCCCGGTTGGCGAGCAACCGGGGCTACCCGTTCCGAGCTGCTTGCGATGATGAAAAGGCAGACAGGAATGTCTGCCCCACTGACGCGCGGCGGCCTTACTCGAACACGAGTGGCGTTTCCTTACGGCTGAGATTGGCTGCCCCTGCGGTGCATGCGGACAAGCAGAGCTTCAGCGACCCACGGCATTCAGCCAGGTGGGGCAGGCATTCCTGCCTGCCCTGATGCTCACCGGCCAGGCAACTCCGGAACTGCTGCAGAGTGCCGTAGGGCCGGTTCCAACCGGCCGGGCGTGAATCTGCTCCACGAATCCATACGGAGAAAGAGCCCCTCTGGCGGAAAGCGATTCCGGGGGCTGCACTCGCTGCGCTCATTGCGACCGCGGTGACCCGGTGAGCGTGTGAGACAGATCGGGATGGTGGGTTACGCTTCGCTAACCCACCCTACTGCATTAGTCACGGTGATCCGGGCCGCGGCCAACCAACCTTGATGTCAGAACCCGCGCGGCCCGCAGCTTCGGGTGAACGGCTTGTTATGCCTCTCCGTCCAGCAAGCGTCGCCATTGATAGTGACAGCCCGCCCAAGCCAGGGACGACATCAGCAGAAAGATCGCGGCTACGGCGATGTATGGGATCGCCGAAACTTCAAACTTGATCAGACAACTGAGGATCATCAACGCAGACATCACGGCGTACGACGCTGCCAGCATTGTCGCCGGATAAAGCCAGCCAACGACAGTGACGCGTTGAAGTGTGGAATGCAATCCGTGTGCATGTGCGAACTGTACCGACCGAACCCAGAGCATTGTTGACAGGAGCAGTGCGGCTGCGACTCCGGCAATCCGATAGCCACTGAAAGACGTCGATGCGAACTGGAAATGCGAGATCGCGGCAACGAGCAATGCTGCGGGCAGAAGGCCTGCTGCGTCACCGGCGTGGATGCATCGACGCGCCTGGGTCGTCTCAGACGGCACAGTCGAGAAAAGATAGTCGTCCGCCCACAGCGGCACAAATGCGATCAGACACAGTGCCGGGCCAAGCGCGAGGGAGAGAGCAAATGCGTCTGTGAACTCAGCGGTCATCGGGCCGTCCTTACGCATAGCGCTAGCGACCACCGGGGCAGAGCACCCACCACCCAGGGTGAAGAATCACTGCGCGCTGCAAGAGTCGCGATCACACACGCGGCAATTGCTCCGAATGTCATCAGTCAGTCTCTCCGGCCTGCAGGCATTTGCTCGCAGCGGTTCGCACAATTCTACTTCTGTCCTTTGTTGCCTTCCGGAGCAACGCGAAGACTTCCGGATTGGAAGGATCAATGCTGGCCGCCGCCACGACTGCAGCCTTTCGAACTTTGGCATCGGCGCTATCGAAAAGTGGCTTCACCTGGTCGATTGCAGTCTTCGCCTCGCCGCCGATGAACGCGAGCACGCGGAGGGCATCCCGGCAACACTCGGGGCCGCTCAGCGTCGAGGCCAGGGGATGCACGCACACGTCAGGGATCGTGTGTGCAATCTGTCCGAGAGCCAGAACCGCCAGTCGTCGGGTTAATGGATCTTCAGTTCGAGTCAGTTCCGCGACACGCTGGGCGGCCGGGGCAGCGGGCGTCCCAATGCGGAACAGCGCCCGGAGTGCCTCCTGCCTGATCTCGGGGGCATTGCTGTCGAGCAACTTCGCCAGTTGGGGGACGACGCGATCGGCGTCAGGCTGCGACCACCGGCACCGATAGAGCAGCGCCCAGTCGTCGGCGTTGAGTTGATCAAGAATCGCCTGCTCGTCGGTGGTCATGACTCTGATTGGCGAACCAGTTCCTGTGTCAACAATTCATGTTGAGAATACGCCCCGCAGTTGGGGCGTTCAATGTCAGGCGTGGAGTGGAAAGACATCGAAATCTGTTGCGCGGAGTGACCGGGCAATTCTTGCGCGGCACACTGCTGCCTTATACCAGCACGAAGCGTAAGCGAGTGATCGGGCAGACAGGAATGTCTGCCCCACCTACGCGCGGCGGCGTTTCAGGGACGCGTTCGGCGTTTCCTTGCGGCTGAGATTGGCTGCCCCTGCGGTGCATGCGGACAAGCAGAGCTTCAGCGACCCACCACATTCAGTCAGGTGGGGCAGGCATTCCTGCCTGCCCGTCAAGCGGCTCACGACGTTGTACTCGCTCGCATCAGCCCGCGGTTCCGGCTCCGCCTGACGGAGACCTGGCCAGTTCCAAAGTGTTGCCTCCTGTCGCTGCGCGACCCCGGTTGGCGAGCAACCGGGGTTACCCTTCAAACCCGCTTGCGATGATGAAAAGGAATTCCTGCCTGCCCTGATGCTCAGCGGCACGGCAACGAGTGCCGATGCTGAGTGCCAGAACACTCGCTTGCACTTCGTGCTGGTATTTCCAGCGAAGTCTCCTGCTCCCGCGGCGTCGTCGCTACTGCTCATCACCGCCGCCGAGCAGACCCCGAAAAATCGACCGCCGCAGGGCATTGTCCCGTCCGGTGAATTCCTCATCGTCGACGATGTCGGTTTCGAGCGCCGTCGCCACCATGTAGAACTTCGCATCGATGTCGTCAGAGAAGTAGACCAGCAGCGCCTCCGGGGTATGTGGAGCAACCGGCGATCCCCACTCGGGCAGATTCTGGTGCGAGACGATGATGTGCTCGAGCCGCAGCAGCAGTTCCGGATCCAGACC
This region includes:
- a CDS encoding tetratricopeptide repeat protein, which encodes MTVDTAEPVIPTRRRARYWLFGLLLLAGAGGLLWGSRGLAHLALWRGREAARNHDWRTAESWLAEAQSWHPLGGESTFAWARLNRRLGRIDVMSSALQDAADAGFSPRKLQREVWLAEAQSGRMQSLDAKLGNLLVAGEDLPAICEAYVLGCLLNYRLNDALRLLDLWQADFPDDPQPHYLRGRLIEHSTDFEGAANEYRRAVELASGHGAATYNLGRALLALQNTKEALRAYEQATPILYAPQPGLVGQAHCLRLLGRLDEARSRLDEALASPADDPEVAWRLAGEPVDAAASRVPAEYGHVELAAENYPEAEKWLRQALEADPHGWRNRYSLATALRQQGKTEEAAAHSERVEATKQALAECDRLIVKLRKVPDDVEARFTLGRTFLQHVSEKQGVVWLRSVLDHDPQHQPTHRLLADFYRDHADENPEFAALADYHRRQLQADQEPQDVTEDE
- a CDS encoding CRTAC1 family protein encodes the protein MSRKTSKSGAARTWTAVGLLMLLLTGCGSGGGDTAPQESDPQAEATDAAETPLQFVDETSRLRPVPAYENGETAGRNSIVESLGGGVGLVDFDVDGRLDVCFPGGGLFEGNSLVGLPTSLLRQTANGTFENVSGISRIDAAGYYSHGCSVADYDADGFADVLITGYGGLELWRNLGDGTFERAAETAGLIDPSWSSSAAWGDLDGDGHLDLYVAHYVNWSFENDPACYGPGGKRDVCAPRDFDGLDDTVFLSNGDGTFRDGSEEVGLVPEGKGLGVLLADLDHNGALDAYVANDTTNNFLYLNDGSGQLEERGVLSGTAVDALANANGSMGLVLTDFNLDGRSDLWVANYEDENFALYRNDGGGNFLYFSTQAELNLLGTLFVAFGCVPGDFDLDGDEDVAVANGHVVHIPRNAPLRQQPLMMVNDAGDRFERVMPAGSDYFEQQHPGRGLATGDLNGNGLLDLVFTNIREAPALLLNESQVAGESLQLRLVGRASNRTAIGARIELKTPAGTLLRHVVGGGSYLSSSDRTLHFGIPEGATVEEAVIHWSGGHVDRVGVDALTSESQHRLLVIVEGRDDEPAEIVELPRVR
- a CDS encoding HEAT repeat domain-containing protein, with product MTTDEQAILDQLNADDWALLYRCRWSQPDADRVVPQLAKLLDSNAPEIRQEALRALFRIGTPAAPAAQRVAELTRTEDPLTRRLAVLALGQIAHTIPDVCVHPLASTLSGPECCRDALRVLAFIGGEAKTAIDQVKPLFDSADAKVRKAAVVAAASIDPSNPEVFALLRKATKDRSRIVRTAASKCLQAGETD